The genomic region ACCAATCCTGAAGGACCTTTCATAAATTTGTCCAGACTAAATCTGGCCAAATATTCCCAAAAACCCAGTTTATCTAGGGTAAGGCAAAATCTGTCTTCCAGCAATGTCTCCTAATTCTTCCTCAGATGTCAAGTAATCAGCATTTCCCTCCACAGACACTCTTTGAGTACATCTTTCATCATGAAAATGACATAAAAAATGTAAGTTTAGTCTTCATCTTTGCTGCAAAGAAAATTGATTTGCATTTCATTATGTGGCTGTTTGATTTGGTGCAACTCTTTTCCTTGCAGGCTTTAGATTTGGCTGCTCAAGCTACTGAACATGCACAGTTCAAAGACTGGTGGTGGAAggtccagctgggaaaatgttacTACAGGCAAGTGAAAAGAAGTACCCAGACCCTTTGTGGATTTGCATTTATTACCACTTCGTTTTGTGTGTATCAACTTCAGCCACAATAAACATTCCCAACCTTCTCAGGCTTGGTTTGTACAGAGAAGCAGAGAAACAGTTCCGATCAGCTCTCAACCACCAAGAGATGGTAGACACATACCTCTATCTTGCAAAGGTATTGACAAGAAACTGTGATGATATCACCTTATATTGTTATTTTACCAAGTCTGTGCAAATCCAAAGTATTATTTATGTGCCTTCTTGAAGGTTTATCAGCGCCTGGATCAACCAATAACTTCCCTGAACCTTTTCAAGCAAGGCCTGGACCACTTTCCTGGTGAGGTCACTCTTCTAACAGGAATCGCTCGCATCCACGAGGTAAAGCATCCCAACATGGAGCCCTCTCACTTCGACGCCATGACCTAATGTCTAAAGGAGATTATTTCTGATCTGATTAACTCTCAGGAAATGAACAACATCTCTTCAGCCACAGAGTACTACAAAGAAGTCCTGAAGCAGGACAACACACACGTGGAAGCTATAGCCTGCATAGGCAGCAATCACTTCTATACTGATCAGCCCGAGATCGCCCTGCGCTTCTACAGGTCAGGCAGCCTTTACAAATTAACAATAATGTATATTTTTTATGTCATCGGCCTCTTCCTTTACTAGACGGCTGCTCCAGATGGGAGTGTATAACTGCCAGCTGTACAACAACCTGGGCCTGTGCTGCTTCTACGCCCAGCAGTACGACATGACGCTGTCCTCGTTTGAGAGGTCTCTGTCTCTGGTGTCGAGTGACGAAGAGCAGGCAGATGTCTGGTACAACATTGGACATGTTGCCATGGTGAGTCAGCGGTATTAGAAAATTTCCCAAAAGGTCTGCTGATCTGAGTCCACATCTTCATTCTTCACAAGGCGTacagcagtggcgtgtccagatcttttaaactggggtggcccaggtgaggcacaactttgtgcatgggtggcaccaatggttatgcttttttgttttacccccaagccttttgtggacaatgaaaagcctatttgaaggtaaattagtgtggtgacacctggggtggccaatcagattccaagggtggtaccccaggccactccctggacacgcccctggcgtacagttaaaacaattccgACGCTGATCCATAGAATTCTCAAGCTAATCCGGGTTGTGTTTATGTTTTGGATGCTTGCAGGGTATTGGAGAGCTGACGCTGGCGTATCAGTGTTTTAAACTGACCCTGACTTTCAATAATGACCATGCTGAGGCCTACAACAACCTAGCGGTGCTGGAGCTGCGCAAAGGTCACATCGAACAGGTAAAATGCAAGATCAAACATGTGCCGTTGTAGACGATTCATGGTGCTTAACAACAATCACCCTTGGATGCTGGTtgtattattaaaaaataaaatctcaCTACACAGCATTGATTGTTTTTAAGAGGATGTATTATGAAAACTCAGCTTTTGTGCTGCAATGTGGGTCTCTATAAAAActccaaacattaaaaaaaaccttgtCAATCCAtttcctgtcagtgtttggttcatGAACATGTTATAGACAACACAACTGTTCTATATTTGAAAAATAAGTCATAATATGTCTCCGTTAAGTGTTCCTGTACAAGATCCATAAATCCAACATTAACCCAGTGCTCTGCAATAAGTCACCATAGCATTAATATAATGATATGTGGCCAGTCCTCTGTGATGATGAAAATCCAATAATAAAGAATCAGACCTCGCTTTGTAGAATCTTTCATGCAGTATTTGTACGTTTAGCCGTTATGCTAATAAAAATGTTAAACTTCAACCAAAAGTTGTTAATTAGATGCACATTAAACGTGTTCATTCTAATATGTTTGATAAGAAATGTTTCTTGTGCTTTGATTCAGTCTAAAGCCTTCCTGCAAACAGCCGCATCTCTGGCGCCACACATGTACGAGCCTCACTTCAACCTCTCCATCCTCTGTGAAAAGGTAATGTGTTGCTGCAGCTGGGAGTGTCAGCAGTAAAGTTGTGTTCAGTTACAGTTTGTCTGGTATGTTTGTCAAATGTTCTGggtgattttattattttattcgtCTGCGCCCAGATTGGAGACCTTCAGAGCAGCTACACCGCAGCTCAACGCTCTGAAGATGCTTTTCCGGAGCATGTTGACACCCAGCAGCTTCTGAAGCAGCTCCGGCAGCACTTTGCTGTGCTGTGAATGTTGGACGCCATCAAGCATCTATTGCAAACACAGTGGTGGCAGGTTAGTCAAGCTTGAAGATCCACAAAAGGACATTAGATCCCTTtaaggttaagacaaaaaagggctTCTCCCTTTTTGTGAAGCTGTTTTAACCCTCATCTGATGAGATTTATCACTTCAAAGATCTTCAGCGAAGgagaatttgtttttatttgtaattAAAACTGTTACTCTAAACAAAAACAGTAAAACTTTACCTGTTAGTTTACTGTGACTTGCTGGAAATGTGACTGATGGTCTTCATCTGTTAACGTTACAAATCCACAAGCTCTGATGTAGTCTGGAGAATCGTAATCGGTATCAGTAGGTTTGGGAAATTTAATCAACTCTTTGTTGacttttaaacatctttggtgaaAAGGCCAGGATTTAATGAAAATATACAAGTCCAGAGTTTCAGTTTACATAATATTTATTGTTCTTATGAGGATAAATGTCTTAGAAATGAGTTCTAGTGAACTTTACAGGATGTAAACTCAAAAATGTTTTCTGTACAGTTCTGAGAATAAAATAGCAAATTACAACTATCTCATTGATTTTTTTCAACACAGTTAAAccagaattgtgtgtgtgtgtgtgtgtgtgtgtgtgtgtgtgtgtgtgtgtgtgtgtgtgtgtgtgtgtgtgtgtgtgtgtgtgtcccatcaAAAGAAAATTAACATTAACCTATCGACCTCGGAGCTGACTCACAAATCCACTTCAGCCTAAATTCACACGGGGCATCATTCCAAGCCATGAAAGGGTTGTCGGTGGGATAAATAGCTGCACAGTCTTCATTGTTTACGTTGTTTGGTTCTCCGATACTCCAGAACCTGCAAACAGACACCAGGCTGCTTTGTtggtttgtatttttgtttatgtTCATGTGGAAGAGGAGTATCACAACAGACCACATCAGTACTCTGATCATTCTAAAGTTCAGCTATTTAACAGTTTTACCCCTCCTTCAGTTTTGTGCCATCCAACCATTTCCAAACTCCTTCATCCTCTGCATCAGTCAGTCCGATCCAGAAGCCACTGAGGTGCAGAATACCGGAGGGGTttctgaatgtgtttatgaaattAAATAATGCCACCTGACCACAGAAAAAGACACTGATTACTTGTGAGCTGCTGAGATAAAGGATCAAATCTCAGATTTAAATCGGGTCGTGAAGTTTTACCTGTTTGTCCCTGCTGTCTAGTACCACTAAGTCCCCCCCGAGCCTCTGGCAAGACTGCCGGGCTTCCTGCCACACTGTGCGGGAATAAGTACTGGCGAACGGAAAGTAGAAGCAGGTCGAGCTCAAGAAAGTCCACCCTGGTGCACAATGTCTGCAACCCTCTCCTGATTCCAGAAAAGAAAACAACCATGATGAGTGCCTGGATAAGATCATTCATACATGGAACATGTCATATCAGAAGCCTCACTTATCATGGGAAGTTGGGATTTTAGCGTTGCAATGTCCATCTGGATCCTTTCAACCTGATTTCCATAGTCTTTGATTCTGGCGGTCAGGTGTTCATGCTCCCATCTGGTGACCTGCTGCTGACTGCGCTCGGTGGCCAGCAGTTTCAGAGCGTCGTCTCTGCCTTGGACCGCAGCGTTGTACGAAATCTGCAGTTTGGCTATCTCACTGCTGATGTCCTTCACAACATCACCATCAGTAAGTTTGTAATCTGGAAGCAATGCAGTCAGTGGTATCATTTTATATGATATAGGCTGAAATAAATAGAAACAGTGCAGATATATGCAATTATTTGTGAATTTAGTGTTTAACGTGTAAGTAAGAAAAAATCTAAAATAGGTTTTTAAAACAGTGTACTgaatcaaaaacaaataaaaactgtgatgagaatatttttattctttttaataaattttattttattaaaactattatttatgataagAACCTGATATTCACTTGTTTGGGGTTTGATTTGGCTGTAAGATCTGTGTGAGATGTTTGCTGGTTCATCCTCTAGAGGGCAGCAAATAAACATTTAACTAAattgtagtttttttttgtttttttcctttcTTCATGAAGAAAATAattcatattttttatttactttaaaaaaataaaactagttTTATTCTTTACCTGGTCTGAGCAAAGTGGCAGCACAGGTGATTTATTTTAGTGAAAGCTGCACACAGAAGAGCCACGGATAAAAGATAAAACCAGACTAAACTAGAGCCTGCACAGTTGCAATTACTTCATTTTAAGATGTACTAGTATAAAAACATTATTGTTCATGAAAATTATTTATTTGACGTTATTGTTTTAGCAGTCATGGCTGCACTGGTTGTTTATTTGACATATTTTTACTGATGCTCTAATATCATTAACTTTACATTTAATTATATTTGGGTTAAAGTAACTTACAGTAAACCCCCAGGCCAATGTCCACCACCAGCAGAATGAGAGCGAGCACCGCCAGGCTCACTGTGAACATTTTGTAGTGATTCAAGGTGAAACCAGGTCTCAGCGCTGACATGGTCACTGCACAAGAAATGTTTAAGTATCAGAAGCAAATTAAGGATTATTTGATAGCATTATTCAcatagaataataaataatgtgcaTTACACACAATTTCAGAGTCATAAATCTGTATTATAG from Nothobranchius furzeri strain GRZ-AD chromosome 18, NfurGRZ-RIMD1, whole genome shotgun sequence harbors:
- the ttc8 gene encoding tetratricopeptide repeat protein 8 isoform X3; its protein translation is MEVTMDPLFLAWSYFRRRKFQQCSEICTKILQDSPYDQDSSLFISEAAWSLKTSAFTEMVYVDEVDVDQEGIAEMMLDESSIAQVARPGTSLRLPSTSQGGGPSPAVRPMTQSGRPITGFVRPSTQSGRPGTMEQAIKTPRTTSTARPVTGSTGRFIRLGTASMLTNPEGPFINLSRLNLAKYSQKPSLSRTLFEYIFHHENDIKNALDLAAQATEHAQFKDWWWKVQLGKCYYRLGLYREAEKQFRSALNHQEMVDTYLYLAKVYQRLDQPITSLNLFKQGLDHFPGEVTLLTGIARIHEEMNNISSATEYYKEVLKQDNTHVEAIACIGSNHFYTDQPEIALRFYRRLLQMGVYNCQLYNNLGLCCFYAQQYDMTLSSFERSLSLVSSDEEQADVWYNIGHVAMGIGELTLAYQCFKLTLTFNNDHAEAYNNLAVLELRKGHIEQSKAFLQTAASLAPHMYEPHFNLSILCEKIGDLQSSYTAAQRSEDAFPEHVDTQQLLKQLRQHFAVL
- the ttc8 gene encoding tetratricopeptide repeat protein 8 isoform X2, with translation MEVTMDPLFLAWSYFRRRKFQQCSEICTKILQDSPYDQAAWSLKTSAFTEMVYVDEVDVDQEGIAEMMLDESSIAQVARPGTSLRLPSTSQGGGPSPAVRPMTQSGRPITGFVRPSTQSGRPGTMEQAIKTPRTTSTARPVTGSTGRFIRLGTASMLTNPEGPFINLSRLNLAKYSQKPSLSRTLFEYIFHHENDIKNVSLVFIFAAKKIDLHFIMWLFDLVQLFSLQALDLAAQATEHAQFKDWWWKVQLGKCYYRLGLYREAEKQFRSALNHQEMVDTYLYLAKVYQRLDQPITSLNLFKQGLDHFPGEVTLLTGIARIHEEMNNISSATEYYKEVLKQDNTHVEAIACIGSNHFYTDQPEIALRFYRRLLQMGVYNCQLYNNLGLCCFYAQQYDMTLSSFERSLSLVSSDEEQADVWYNIGHVAMGIGELTLAYQCFKLTLTFNNDHAEAYNNLAVLELRKGHIEQSKAFLQTAASLAPHMYEPHFNLSILCEKIGDLQSSYTAAQRSEDAFPEHVDTQQLLKQLRQHFAVL
- the LOC107392392 gene encoding CD209 antigen-like protein E, which codes for MEDKENTSSSYEKLVSQDLTAEDDLPVHRNQEHQVTMSALRPGFTLNHYKMFTVSLAVLALILLVVDIGLGVYYYKLTDGDVVKDISSEIAKLQISYNAAVQGRDDALKLLATERSQQQVTRWEHEHLTARIKDYGNQVERIQMDIATLKSQLPMIREGCRHCAPGWTFLSSTCFYFPFASTYSRTVWQEARQSCQRLGGDLVVLDSRDKQVALFNFINTFRNPSGILHLSGFWIGLTDAEDEGVWKWLDGTKLKEGFWSIGEPNNVNNEDCAAIYPTDNPFMAWNDAPCEFRLKWICESAPRSIG
- the ttc8 gene encoding tetratricopeptide repeat protein 8 isoform X4 is translated as MEVTMDPLFLAWSYFRRRKFQQCSEICTKILQDSPYDQAAWSLKTSAFTEMVYVDEVDVDQEGIAEMMLDESSIAQVARPGTSLRLPSTSQGGGPSPAVRPMTQSGRPITGFVRPSTQSGRPGTMEQAIKTPRTTSTARPVTGSTGRFIRLGTASMLTNPEGPFINLSRLNLAKYSQKPSLSRTLFEYIFHHENDIKNALDLAAQATEHAQFKDWWWKVQLGKCYYRLGLYREAEKQFRSALNHQEMVDTYLYLAKVYQRLDQPITSLNLFKQGLDHFPGEVTLLTGIARIHEEMNNISSATEYYKEVLKQDNTHVEAIACIGSNHFYTDQPEIALRFYRRLLQMGVYNCQLYNNLGLCCFYAQQYDMTLSSFERSLSLVSSDEEQADVWYNIGHVAMGIGELTLAYQCFKLTLTFNNDHAEAYNNLAVLELRKGHIEQSKAFLQTAASLAPHMYEPHFNLSILCEKIGDLQSSYTAAQRSEDAFPEHVDTQQLLKQLRQHFAVL
- the ttc8 gene encoding tetratricopeptide repeat protein 8 isoform X1, which encodes MEVTMDPLFLAWSYFRRRKFQQCSEICTKILQDSPYDQDSSLFISEAAWSLKTSAFTEMVYVDEVDVDQEGIAEMMLDESSIAQVARPGTSLRLPSTSQGGGPSPAVRPMTQSGRPITGFVRPSTQSGRPGTMEQAIKTPRTTSTARPVTGSTGRFIRLGTASMLTNPEGPFINLSRLNLAKYSQKPSLSRTLFEYIFHHENDIKNVSLVFIFAAKKIDLHFIMWLFDLVQLFSLQALDLAAQATEHAQFKDWWWKVQLGKCYYRLGLYREAEKQFRSALNHQEMVDTYLYLAKVYQRLDQPITSLNLFKQGLDHFPGEVTLLTGIARIHEEMNNISSATEYYKEVLKQDNTHVEAIACIGSNHFYTDQPEIALRFYRRLLQMGVYNCQLYNNLGLCCFYAQQYDMTLSSFERSLSLVSSDEEQADVWYNIGHVAMGIGELTLAYQCFKLTLTFNNDHAEAYNNLAVLELRKGHIEQSKAFLQTAASLAPHMYEPHFNLSILCEKIGDLQSSYTAAQRSEDAFPEHVDTQQLLKQLRQHFAVL